CCTGGGGGACGGTCCTGGGAATCCTCTATGCCGAGGAGCATTCCGAAAAACTCTACGCCTATGTCGGCATCGGCCAGGTGGCCAATGTGCCGGAAAGCGAGAAGCGCTCCTATGCCTGGGTGCTGCGCGAAGCCCGGGCGCGGGGCGCCGACAAGGCCGTTCGCGAACTGGAACGATTGGGGCCGCCGCCCCGGTCCGGTTCGATCTTCACGCCGCGTGACCAGATCGCGGCCTTCGGCGGATCGCTCCGGGGCGGAATGAGCCTCACGAGACTGATCGGCGAGTCCCTTGCCCAGCCGGAGATGAACGGGCGCGATGTCGTGGCCTTCTTCTCCGCCGGCAAATATTCCGAGCGGATGCTGCACGGCGAGTTCTCGCATTTTGTCATCGACGACCGGCCGCGCGCCTATTCCGCGCCGATCTTCCTGCTGTCCGGTCGCCATGACCGGATGTCCGAGGCCTCGGTGGCCCGCGGCTTCTTCGAGCGGGTGTCGGCCCCGCGCAAGGCCTTCGTCTGGTTCGAACAGTCGGCGCACAGCCCGATGTTCGAGGAGCCGCAGGCCTTCAACGCCTGGGTCTCCGATACAATCGCGCCTCTGGGGGAACGGGCCGCGGGCCGCTAGCCCGCCAGCTTCATCAGCATCTCGCCCATCTTCTGGTGCAGCAGGTTGATGGCCTTCAAGGGCCGGACCATGACCTTGAAGCGGGTGATCAGGCCCGCCTCGTTCCACCAGATCATGTCGACGCCGTTGATGCGGATGCCGTCGATCGTGCAGGCGAACTCCAGCACGGCCGAGCGCTCGGCCCGCCATTCGCCGAGGTATTCGAAGCTGTCGTTGTTGAGCACCTGCAGCGCCGAGAGCAGGTACTTCTCGGTGATCGCCTTGCCGACCTGGGGTGAGTGGACCACCGGGCTTTCGAAGACGCAGTCCTCGGCGATCAGGGCGGAGAGGTCGGCGGGGTCGCGGCTCTGGACGTAAGCGTGCCAGCCGTGGATGGGGTCGGTCATGGGATTCTCCTGCTGGCGCCATTCTGCGAGGTCGCCCCCGCCGTGTCACGCCGGACAAAGCATGTTAAGCGGTCCTTCGGCGTCCCGGGGGGACGCAACTTCAAGCGTATCAAGGGGCATTCCATGTTCAGAACACTATTGGTCGCGGTCGCCGCGATGATGCTCACCGCCTGCGTCACGCCGCGGGCTGTCGAGTTGCAGAACCCGAGCATCGGCTACAAGGCCAGCGACAAGGTGCTGGTCGGGGTGGTCGAGGACCGGCCGCGGGTGAAGGCGGGCAAGCCGAACAACTTCGCCGGCTTCGCGCGCGTCTATGGCGCGCCCATGGACTGGACGGTCAACGAGATGACGCTGGCCGACAAGACGGCCAAGGGCAAGTCGATGTCGCTCTATCTGGCGGAGCGGATCGCGGCCGGCCTGAAATCGGGCGGGGCCGATGTCATGGTCATGGCGGCCAGCGGCGTCGCCACCGACGCTCAGGCCGACGAGGTCCTGGCGGCCAACAACGCCGGCGTCCTGCTGACCGTCGTCGATCGCGAATGGCATTTCGACGTCAACACCAACTGGGTCGGCAAATTCCGCTTCGACAGCGAGCTCGAGCTGGTCGTCCAGCGACGCGGCAAGGGCACGGTCCTGCGCAAGACCTTCAAGGACAGCCAGGCGGTCCAGGCCGAGGGCGACGAGTCCTGGCCCAACCTGATCGTCGACGCCTACAAGGCCAAGCTCGAGGAGATCTTCAGCGACGCCGAGGTGAAGGCGGCCCTGGCCGGCTGATCCTTTTCCGAGGGACGGAACGGGCGGCTGCGGCGGGGAAACCTACCGCAGCCGTTTCCACATATGCAGGTCGTCGGTGTAGCGGCCGTCCTTCTGCAGCAGGGCGCGCGGTTCGAAGCCGTAGCGCTCGAAGCCGGCCGCCTCATAGAGGGAGACGGCGACCGAGTTGGTCGAGACGACGACCAGCTGGACGATCTCGACCACCTCGCGGGCGTAGTCGAGGCAGGCGGCCATCAGGGCGGCGCCCAGCCCCCTGCCCCGCCCCTCGGGCAGGACGAACATGCTGTAGACGAGGCCCTTGTGGCGCTCCTTGGCCGGCGCCTTGGGCCCGACGGCGACAACGCCGAGGATGCGGCCGTCGGCCTCGGCCACGAACACCCCATCGGCCTGTACCCGATCTTCAAACCAGCTGTCCGGCTTGGCCTCCTCCTCGGCGAGGGTGGAGCCGAAGGTGGATTCGTCGAGGCGCATGGCGGTCAGGCGGATGGCCTGGAAGACCGGGCCTTCGCCGGGCTGGAGGCGGCGAATGGTGGTGGAGGTGGTCGTCATTACGCCTCGCTATTCCTCGGCCAACTTGCGGCCCGTCTCGTCACCTCAGCGTCGATGGCTTCCAGAAATGACAGAAGGCCCCGTTCGTTTTGGCAGATCAGTTCGACGATCCCGACGTCGATGTTCTCGAAACCGTCGTCATAATAGACGGACCCAATTATCCTCATTCCATCGGGCGAACGGCCTGACAAAATTCCTGTAGACGGCCGATGTTTGTGAGGTCCCTTTTCCGCGCGAGCGGGATGACCAACAAGCTGATTGCGCATTGCCCTGACCTCAGCGACGTCCGCGTCGTCAGTGACCTTGAGTGGAAGGCTTAGACAATCAAGCAGGGTCGTAACGGCATCCTGTTGGACATACAGCGCTTGAAGCAGAGCGTAACAAGCGACTTTGATCGACCCAGCCCCGTTTGGGAGTCCGGTTCGGAGCGTCCACAGCACGTCGCCAGCATCAAGCAACGCGTCCGTTGCTCCGTAGAACTTGGCCCGATTGATCTTGCCTAGATGGGCGGAATCGAAAGCCGGGCTACGCTCAGCGTTGTCATGGATACTTCGCCGAAGTTCAAAGTACCTCTCCAGCATGACTACCCCTTTCAGGCTTAGGCGCCGGAGTTACGGGGACACTATACCTATCTCAAACACCGTCGGCTGCGGCCTGCAGTCGGGATGCGAGATAGGTATAGTGTCCCCGTAACTCGTCCACCGGCGGTGGGTAGACGGTCATTTGGAAGTCGCTGGAAGGCGGGGCCTTCGCCGGGCTGGAGGCGGCGGATGGTGGTGGATGTCATCACGTTCTCCTCCCCCGCTCGTCATCCTCGGGCTTGTCCCGAGGACCCATGGTCGGGGTATCGACGATTGGCTGCGTCGTTCGCTCGCAGATCGCTACAGCAGTTCGCGGCAGCTGACGAATGGGTCCTCGGGACAAGCCCGAGGATGACGACGGAGGGGAGTGGTCGGCGGCGGCGCTACCCCTTCACCGCCACATCGATCTCGCTCCCCAGCTCCCGGAACTTATCGCTCATCTGGCTCATGCCCAGTTCAATCTCGTTCGGCGCCATGCCCGAGGCGAACTCCCGCACCTCCTGGCTGATCTTCATCGAGCAGAACTTCGGGCCGCACATCGAGCAGAAGTGGGCCGTCTTGTGGGCTTCCTTCGGCAGGGTCTCGTCATGGTATTCGCGGGCCGTTTCCGGGTCGAGGCCGAGGTTGAACTGGTCTTCCCAGCGGAACTCGAAGCGGGCTCGGCTCAGGGCGTTGTCGCGGATCTGGGCGCCGGGGTGGCCCTTGGCGAGGTCGGCGGCGTGGGCGGCGATCTTGTAGGCGATGACGCCCTGTTTGACGTCCTCGCGGTCGGGAAGGCCGAGGTGCTCCTTGGGCGTCACGTAGCAGAGCATGGCGGTGCCGAACCAGCCGATCATGGCGGCGCCGATGGCGCTGGTGATGTGGTCGTAGCCGGGCGCGATGTCGGTGGTGAGCGGGCCTAACGTATAGAACGGGGCCTCGTGGCAGTGCTTGAGCTGCTCTTCCATGTTGGCCTTGATCTTGTGCATGGCCACATGGCCGGGGCCCTCGATCATCACCTGGCAGCCGTGCTTCCAGGCCACCTTGGTCAACTCGCCCAGGGTGCGCAGCTCGGCGAACTGGGCCTCGTCGTTGGCGTCGGCGATGGAGCCGGGGCGCAGGCCGTCGCCGAGCGAGAACGAGACGTCGTAGGCCCGCATGATCTCGCAGATGTCCTCGAAATGCTCGTAGAGGAAGCTCTCGCGATGGTGGGCCAGGCACCACTTGGCCATGATCGAGCCGCCGCGCGAGACGATGCCGGTGACGCGCTTGGCGGTCAGGGGCACGAAGGGCAGGCGCACGCCGGCGTGGATGGTGAAGTAGTCCACCCCCTGCTCGGCCTGTTCGATCAGGGTGTCGCGGAAGACCTCCCAGTTCAGGTCCTCGGCGACGCCGTTCACCTTTTCCAGGGCCTGGTAGATCGGCACCGTGCCGATCGGCACCGGGCTGTTGCGGATGATCCAGTCGCGGATGTTGTGGATGTTGCGGCCGGTCGAGAGGTCCATGACGGTGTCGGCGCCCCAGCGGGTCGACCAGACCATCTTGTCCACCTCGTCGGCGACCGATGAGAGGACCGCGCTGTTGCCGATGTTGGCGTTGATCTTGACCAGGAAGTTTCGGCCGATGGCCATCGGCTCCAGTTCGCCGTGGTTGATGTTGGCCGGGATGATGGCGCGGCCGCGGGCCACCTCCTGGCGGACGAATTCCGGGGTGACGAAGTCGGGGATCTCGGCGCCGAAGGACTCGCCATCGCGCACGCAAGGGGCGGTCTGTTCGCGGCGCAGGTTCTCGCGGATGGCGACGTATTCCATCTCGGCGGTGATAATGCCGGCGCGGGCGTATTCCAGCTGGGTCACCAGGCCGCCGGCCCGGGCCTTGTAGATCGGGCGTTTGGCCGTGAATTGAGGGGCGAGGTGCTTGCCGACGGCGAAGCCGTTGTCCTCGGGCTTCACCTCGCGGGGAGCGGCGACTTCCTCGACATCGCCACGGGCGACGACCCAGGCCTCGCGGGGACGGGGCAGGCCCTGCTCGATATCGACCTTGAAGTCGGGGTCGGTGTAGGGGCCAGACGGGTCGTAGAGGGTGACCGGCGGCTCACCCGCGCTGGGATGCACCGCCACCTCGCGGAAGGGCACGCGGATGTCCGGGAACAGCTCGCCGGAGGCATAGACCTTGCGGCTACCGGGGCGTTCGCCGGTCGGGATGGTTTCGTTCTTCGGGGTGGAGCCGTTGCCGGCGACGTGGATGTTCATCGATGGATCTCCTCAAGCTGTGGAGACCCGGTTCGCGCCAAAGGCGGTTTGACGGCCTGAAATCGTGGCGGCCGCGTCCCTCTCCCTTCGCCGGCATGACCCGGATCAGGTTCGTCGGGTCAGGGGCGTATCGCCCCAATCTCAGCCGCGTATGGGCGGCCCCCCGGAGAACGAGAGGGAGACTAGGCGGATTGGTCGGGGGGTCAAGCGTTGTGGCGGGGCGATGGGCGTGGCCTACTGGGGGAGATGGGGGTTCAGGAATTCCGACTCGAGGTCGCGTTCCGCGACGGGCTGACGGCGCTCCGCCGGTTCGGTTGGCTGATGCTGCTGGTCATGCTGGCCGACGGTGGTTTCGAGATCGGCACGCGGCTGCTGCTTGAGCACTGGCAATTCCTTGGAACGGATTGGACCTTCGCGGCCGTCGCGATCTGGGCCGGCCAGCGCCTGGCCACGGCGTCGACGGCGGCGACGATCTATCTGCTGGCCATGACAGGGGCGCGGGGCGAACCGCTGCGACCGCTGACCCTGCTGCGGAGGCTGTCGTCCTGCCTCCCGATCATCATTCTGGCCGACGCCGTCTTCATCCTGCCTGGCGAGGTCGCGTCGCTGTTCTTCCAGGACAACACGGTGGCGCTCAGAGCCGTCCGTTTCGCAGCCGGCCTGTACCATCTGGGCATGTTCCTGAGCCTGGGCTTGGTGATCCCGGTGATCCTCGACCGCGGCCTGACCTTGTCGGCCGGCGTCGCGCAAGGCCTGGCGTTGATTCGGGGCCGTCGGTGGCCGCTGTTTCTCATGGTCCTGGCGCCGTCGCTGGTGATGGGCGGTGTCCGCATGGCGATGGGCGACGTCGATCCGCTGCGCCAGGTGCAGCAGGTCTGGTTCCTCTATCTGTTGAACTACGCGATCTATGGCTTCGCCCTGCTGGCCATCGCCGCGACTTATCTGGAGTCCGCGCCGGTGAACGGAGCGGAGCGCGAAGAACTGGCGGAGACGTTTGCGTGAGCTATCCAAACGCCATCGGGCCAGCCTTTGCGGTGCTTGGCCGATCCCTGGGGGCGCGGTGGCCGGCGCTGGGCGTGATTGTCGTAACCTACGGCTTGGCGCGATGGGGGCTGAACCTGGCCTGGCAGGCCATCCCGGTTGCGCCGGCGCCGGCCGAGTTGGCGCTCAAGGGGCTGGCGATCCTGGCCGGCGGCGCGCTGTGGGCCTTACTGGGCGCGGTCCTGACGCAGCAGACCTTGGCGGCGATTGATCGGCGACCGGCCGGGCCGAGCGCCATGCTGGCCGCCTGCGCGGCGGCCCTGCCGATTCTGGCGATCCTGGTGCTGGTCAGCGAGGGACCGTCCATCCCGGCCACTCTGTGGCGGGAGACGGCGGTGAAGACCATGGCGCCTGGGCAGGCGGGACTTCTCGTGATGCTGATCAGCCTGCCCCTGGGGCTGCTTAACCTGGTGGTGACCTGGCTGCTGATCATGGCCGTGCCCATTCGCCTGGATCGCGACACCACCGTCCTTGGCGCGCTCAGGCAGTCGGTCAGCCTGGCGCGGCGACGGTGGCGGACGGTGTTGGGCGCCGCGGTCCTGACGGGGGTGATCAGTTTCATCGTCGCGATGCTGCTTACCCTGCGCTTCATGATGCTCGGCGACCTGGTGGACGGCGAGTTCCCCGCCTGGATCACCGACAAGGAGCTCTGGCAACTGCCCAACCGCGCGGTCGCCATCCTCACGGCGCTGTACTGGCCGGCCCTGTACCTGGTGCTGCGGACGCAGGACGGACGTGGAGCACTGGCGGAGACGTTCGACTAGCGCCCCCGCGTCTGCCGCCGCCACAGCGCCGCGTACTCCCCGCCCCGTTCGAGCAGTTCCTCGTGCCTGCCTTCCTCCACCACGCGGCCCCGGCGCAGGACGATGATCCTGTCGGCGTCGGCGATGGTGCTGAGGCGGTGGGCGACGACCAGGGTGGTGCGACCCTGGCGAGCCTTGCGCAGGGTGTCCTGGATGGCGGCCTCGGTGCGGCTGTCGAGCGCGCTGGTGGCCTCGTCGAGGATCAGGACGCGGGGGTCGGCCAGCAGGGCGCGGGCGATGCCGACGCGCTGGCGCTCGCCGCCGGAGAGCTTCAGACCGCGCTCGCCGACCTTGGTCAGCAGGCCCTCGGGCAGGCCGGCGATGAACTCGGTCAGTTCGGCGGCGTCGGCGGCGGCGCGGATCTGCTCTTCGGACGAATCCGGGCGGGCAAAGGCGATGTTGGCGGCAAGCGTGTCGTTGAACAGGGCGACGTCCTGCGGGACCAGGGCGATGGCGCTGCGCAGGGCGGCCATCTTCAGCTGTCTGAGATCGACGCCGTCGAGGGTGATGGCCCCCGACTGAGGATCGATCATCCGCAGGGCCAGGCGCACAAGCGTGGTCTTGCCGGCGCCGGAGGGGCCGACCAGGGCGACGGTCTCACCCGGGGCGGCGGCGAAGCTGACCTCCTCCAGGCCCTGGCTGCGGGCGCCGTGCTTGAAGCCGACATTTGAGAAGACCACGGCGCCGCCGCGATCGTCGGCGGGAGGCGGGTCGACGGCGTCCGGCGCCTCGGCGACATCGGGGCTCTGGCGGCGCAGGTCGCTCATGGCTTCCAGGTCGATGAAGCTCTGGCGGATTTCGCGGTAGGCGAAGCCGAGGATGTTGAGCGGGCCGTAGAGGTTGATGAGGATCAGGATGGCTGCCGTGACGTCGCCGACCTGCAGCTGCCCGGCCTGGGCCTCGGCGCCGGCCAGCAGGGCCATGATGGCGAGGCCGATGGCCATGATCGCCGCCTGGGCGATGTTGAGCAGGCTGAGCGAGGTCGTGGCCAGGACCTGGGCGTTGGCATAGGCGCTGAGCGCCTGTTCGTAGGTGGCGGCGGCGCGGGTCTCGGCCCCGAAGGCCTTGACCGTCTCGTAGTTGATCAGGGCGTCGACGGCCCGGCCGGCGGCCTCGGAGTCGGCGTCGTTGAGGGCGCGGCGGTGGGCGATCCGCCAGTCGCTGATGGCGAAGGTCAGGACGCCGTAGACGACCACCGTGCCGACGGCGGCGCCGGCGAAGCGCCAGTCATAGGCTTTCGCGAGCACCACGGCGGCGATGATCAACTCGATGAAGGTCGGGCCGAGGTTGAAGACCAGGGCCCGCAGCAGAAAGTCCATCGACCGGGCGCCACGGTCGATGATGCGGCTGAGCGAACCGGTGCGCTTGGTCTGGTGGAACTCAATGGACAGGCTGAGCGCATGGCCGAAGGCGTCGGCGGCGGCGCGGCGCTGGGCGGCCTGGGCGACCGGGGTGAAGACGACGTCGCGCAACTGGGGTGCGGCGGCGGAGAGGAAACGGATGGCGGTCCAGCCGAGGATCAGGCCGGCGAAGGCGGTTCCCACCTGCACGGCCGGCGACTGGCCGGCGGCCAGGCGGTTGACGGCGGCGCCGAGCAGCAGCGGGGCGAGGACGCCCAGCACCTTGCCCCCGAGGGTGAAGACCAGGGCGGCGGTCAGCCGCCAGGTCAAGCCGGGGGCGCGGCTGGAGAGAACCAGGCGGAAGAGGTCGGCCAGGGCCGCCCAGGCGGAAACCTTGGCGGGCGGCGGAGAGTCGGCGGGCGGCTTGGGCGACTGACGATCGGGGACGGGTCTCAAGGAACGCGGTCCAGGATCAGGGTGGTCTGCACCCCGCCGCCGGGCGCCGGCCAGTCGATCCGCCAGCTGGGGCCGGCCCGCAACGCGCGGAAGGGGGCCGACAGTTGCGGGGCCGAGTTGACCGGCACGACGACGGTCTGCTCGCCGCTGTCGCCGGCGATCTCGAAAGCCAGGCCGCCGGCGTTGAGCGGCTTTTCGACGGCCAGGTGGAAGCGGCCCTGGCTGTCGGCCTTGCCCGCGCCCCGGGCGACGCGGTCGATGCGCAGGGACAGGCTGCTGGCGGCGCGGGCCGAGCCGGAGATGGAGGCGACGCCATCGCGGTCGAAGTCGATGGTCAGCAGGCGGGGCGTGTCGCTGCCGGCGCCGTAGACATAGGCGCTGACCCCCGGCCGCAGCTGGGCGGCGCGGCCGTCGGGCAGGATGGCGAGGTAGCCCAGCGACTGCACCTGGCGGTCCTTTTGCGGCGACATCGACAGGCCGAACAGGCGGACCTGCGACGAAGGAGCCAGGCGCGCCGTCCAGACGCCGGCGGCGCTGGCGGTGGCGTTGAACGTCTCGCCGGTCGGGGAACCGAGGCGCACGGCCGAGCCGGGCTGGGCCTGGCCGGTGAGCAGGATGGCGCCGTCCGGCTGGGCCTGGCTGGCGGTCAGGCTGGGAGGCTTGAGGTAGCCGGCGTCGGCGGCCGGATCGGCGGGCGCCTTGGGGGCGTCGCCGCGCCAGGAGGCATCGCGCTCGCTCGGACCGCAGGCGGCCAGCGCCAGGGGAAGCAGAAGGGCGAGGTAGACCAATGGTCGCGACACGATGCTTGAAACCCCAGACGGATAGGCCGAACATGTCATTTCGTGATTTTCCGGCGCGCCCGCAAGCGCGCCTTTTCTATCTGGGGACGGCATGTCCAAAACCACAGGCCCGGCCGGGGCCTCGATCGACAGTGTTTGCGTCTATTGCGGCTCGTCCAACGACGCCGATCCCGCCTTCCTGAAGTCGGCCGAGGATTTCGGCCGGCTGCTGGCGGCGGAGGACCTGAAGCTGGTCTATGGCGGCGGCGGGGTTGGCCTGATGGGCGCCTGCGCGCGCGGGGCGCATGACGCCGGCGGCCGCGTGCTGGGCATCATCCCGACCTTCCTGATGGGCCGCGAGCAGCCGTTCGACGACGTCGAGACCGTGGTCGTGCAGAACATGCACGAACGCAAGATGATGATGTTCGAGCGCTCGGACGCCTTCGTGGTGCTGCCCGGCGGCATCGGCACGCTGGAGGAGGTGGTCGAACTGCTCAGCTGGCAGCGCCTCGACCTGCACCGCAAGCCGCTGGTCTTCTACAACCCGCGCGACTTCTGGAAGCCGCTGTTCGAGCTGCTCTACCACACCATCACCGAGCGGCTGAGCCCGCCCGAGTTCGCCCATGCCTGGCGGGCCACCGACGACCTTGGCCAGATCACCCGGCTGATCGGCGAAATGGCGCAAGGGTTGGCTCCGGCGGCTGATGGCGACATCGAGGACAAAGTTTAGACGCCAGCGTCCAGTTGAGCATTGACACCGTAGCAAAAGAAAACGTACCCGTGTTGCAGTGACCGGACTCCCACCGGTCGCGGGGATATGGAGAACTTCTATGCGTGTGTTCCTGATCGG
The nucleotide sequence above comes from Caulobacter sp. NIBR1757. Encoded proteins:
- a CDS encoding alpha/beta fold hydrolase, whose amino-acid sequence is MTVRRVMVRTLLAALVLLTLLIAALAWRMLAPISTPAFRGPDGKALAGSIAVVERWPVGGVEQSVIIRGRDRANPILLVVHGGPGSSETAPLRRFNAALEDRFVVVYWDQRHAGQSYDSRLPIPANLTIRQYVDDLDVVIDRLRARFGRQRVGILGHSWGTVLGILYAEEHSEKLYAYVGIGQVANVPESEKRSYAWVLREARARGADKAVRELERLGPPPRSGSIFTPRDQIAAFGGSLRGGMSLTRLIGESLAQPEMNGRDVVAFFSAGKYSERMLHGEFSHFVIDDRPRAYSAPIFLLSGRHDRMSEASVARGFFERVSAPRKAFVWFEQSAHSPMFEEPQAFNAWVSDTIAPLGERAAGR
- a CDS encoding nuclear transport factor 2 family protein produces the protein MTDPIHGWHAYVQSRDPADLSALIAEDCVFESPVVHSPQVGKAITEKYLLSALQVLNNDSFEYLGEWRAERSAVLEFACTIDGIRINGVDMIWWNEAGLITRFKVMVRPLKAINLLHQKMGEMLMKLAG
- a CDS encoding GNAT family N-acetyltransferase, yielding MTTTSTTIRRLQPGEGPVFQAIRLTAMRLDESTFGSTLAEEEAKPDSWFEDRVQADGVFVAEADGRILGVVAVGPKAPAKERHKGLVYSMFVLPEGRGRGLGAALMAACLDYAREVVEIVQLVVVSTNSVAVSLYEAAGFERYGFEPRALLQKDGRYTDDLHMWKRLR
- the thiC gene encoding phosphomethylpyrimidine synthase ThiC gives rise to the protein MNIHVAGNGSTPKNETIPTGERPGSRKVYASGELFPDIRVPFREVAVHPSAGEPPVTLYDPSGPYTDPDFKVDIEQGLPRPREAWVVARGDVEEVAAPREVKPEDNGFAVGKHLAPQFTAKRPIYKARAGGLVTQLEYARAGIITAEMEYVAIRENLRREQTAPCVRDGESFGAEIPDFVTPEFVRQEVARGRAIIPANINHGELEPMAIGRNFLVKINANIGNSAVLSSVADEVDKMVWSTRWGADTVMDLSTGRNIHNIRDWIIRNSPVPIGTVPIYQALEKVNGVAEDLNWEVFRDTLIEQAEQGVDYFTIHAGVRLPFVPLTAKRVTGIVSRGGSIMAKWCLAHHRESFLYEHFEDICEIMRAYDVSFSLGDGLRPGSIADANDEAQFAELRTLGELTKVAWKHGCQVMIEGPGHVAMHKIKANMEEQLKHCHEAPFYTLGPLTTDIAPGYDHITSAIGAAMIGWFGTAMLCYVTPKEHLGLPDREDVKQGVIAYKIAAHAADLAKGHPGAQIRDNALSRARFEFRWEDQFNLGLDPETAREYHDETLPKEAHKTAHFCSMCGPKFCSMKISQEVREFASGMAPNEIELGMSQMSDKFRELGSEIDVAVKG
- a CDS encoding ABC transporter ATP-binding protein/permease, with product MADLFRLVLSSRAPGLTWRLTAALVFTLGGKVLGVLAPLLLGAAVNRLAAGQSPAVQVGTAFAGLILGWTAIRFLSAAAPQLRDVVFTPVAQAAQRRAAADAFGHALSLSIEFHQTKRTGSLSRIIDRGARSMDFLLRALVFNLGPTFIELIIAAVVLAKAYDWRFAGAAVGTVVVYGVLTFAISDWRIAHRRALNDADSEAAGRAVDALINYETVKAFGAETRAAATYEQALSAYANAQVLATTSLSLLNIAQAAIMAIGLAIMALLAGAEAQAGQLQVGDVTAAILILINLYGPLNILGFAYREIRQSFIDLEAMSDLRRQSPDVAEAPDAVDPPPADDRGGAVVFSNVGFKHGARSQGLEEVSFAAAPGETVALVGPSGAGKTTLVRLALRMIDPQSGAITLDGVDLRQLKMAALRSAIALVPQDVALFNDTLAANIAFARPDSSEEQIRAAADAAELTEFIAGLPEGLLTKVGERGLKLSGGERQRVGIARALLADPRVLILDEATSALDSRTEAAIQDTLRKARQGRTTLVVAHRLSTIADADRIIVLRRGRVVEEGRHEELLERGGEYAALWRRQTRGR
- a CDS encoding TIGR00730 family Rossman fold protein; translated protein: MSKTTGPAGASIDSVCVYCGSSNDADPAFLKSAEDFGRLLAAEDLKLVYGGGGVGLMGACARGAHDAGGRVLGIIPTFLMGREQPFDDVETVVVQNMHERKMMMFERSDAFVVLPGGIGTLEEVVELLSWQRLDLHRKPLVFYNPRDFWKPLFELLYHTITERLSPPEFAHAWRATDDLGQITRLIGEMAQGLAPAADGDIEDKV